One Helianthus annuus cultivar XRQ/B chromosome 7, HanXRQr2.0-SUNRISE, whole genome shotgun sequence genomic region harbors:
- the LOC110918925 gene encoding putative oxidoreductase C1F5.03c produces the protein MGDDRSQDQPPKRVVVCGGGIIGVCTAYFLAKKGATVTLIERSSIAGAASGKAPAFLALHMCDGGLLSSLARASFDLHSSLAEELDASRSYSFRPLTTLTISVGESELPSKSPILPHWVDGRVKPGEIIGTAETTAQTHPQLFTRALLAKAVTEYGVEVVTAKVEGVEEGEKGVVVKVAGGGVIGGDAVVLALGPWTSKLLGPSSKFKVHGKKVHNVVLEPKDADAITPHAIFGTYYPAQNMGPLETNFYPRPTREVFVCGALVEAEIPEGPELVSPDPESIEKLKRVAGIVSSYLAKDNVSVKSEDVGLMPCSGDELPIMGEVPGMKQCYVSSGHGYWGILFGPASGVAMAELVLDGHASIVDLDCFSPARFVK, from the exons ATGGGTGATGACCGGAGTCAAGATCAGCCACCCAAACGAGTGGTGGTTTGCGGTGGAGGAATAATCGGAGTTTGTACGGCTTACTTTTTGGCCAAGAAAGGCGCGACGGTGACACTCATTGAGCGGTCATCCATCGCGGGCGCTGCCTCAGGCAAGGCGCCCGCCTTCCTCGCACTTCATATGTGCGATGGCGGGCTTCTCTCGTCATTAGCCCGTGCCAGCTTTGATCTTCATAGTTCACTAGCCGAAGAACTTGATGCATCTCGTTCCTACAGTTTCCGTCCACTTACCACCCTCACCATATCCGTGGGAGAATCGGAACTCCCATCCAAAAGTCCGATTCTCCCCCATTGGGTGGACGGCCGGGTTAAACCCGGAGAAATCATTGGTACCGCGGAGACCACGGCCCAAACCCACCCGCAGTTGTTCACTAGGGCCTTGTTGGCCAAGGCGGTTACGGAGTATGGGGTGGAGGTTGTGACGGCGAAAGTGGAGGgtgtggaggagggggaaaaggGTGTGGTTGTGAAGGTGGCGGGTGGTGGGGTTATTGGTGGAGATGCGGTGGTTTTGGCTCTTGGGCCGTGGACAAGTAAGTTGTTGGGCCCATCATCTAAATTCAAGGTGCATGGTAAGAAAGTGCATAATGTAGTATTGGAGCCCAAAGATGCTGATGCAATCACTCCTCACGCGATATTTGGAACTTACTATCCGGCCCAAAACATGGGCCCATTAGAAACGAATTTTTATCCACGTCCAACAA gaGAGGTGTTTGTATGTGGAGCATTGGTAGAAGCCGAGATCCCGGAAGGACCAGAATTGGTTTCTCCTGATCCGGAATCAATAGAAAAGCTTAAGAGAGTGGCGGGTATTGTCTCGAGTTATCTTGCAAAAGACAATGTGAGTGTAAAAAGCGAGGATGTGGGCTTAATGCCTTGCAGTGGCGATGAACTGCCGATCATGGGTGAAGTTCCAGGAATGAAACAGTGTTATGTGTCTAGCGGACATGGCTATTGGGGCATTTTGTTTGGTCCGGCTAGCGGTGTTGCCATGGCGGAGCTCGTGTTAGATGGTCATGCTAGCATTGTTGATCTTGATTGCTTTAGCCCTGCTAGATTTGTTAAATAA